The following are encoded in a window of Candidatus Desulfofervidus auxilii genomic DNA:
- a CDS encoding histone deacetylase, producing the protein MASLTSSIKTGIVKDKRYFDHNPGIWHPESPQRLKSIYTHLEKSEIKNLFEEITPRFALKEEIALIHAPEYIDFIAGTAGKETTLDPDTITSPQSYEIARLAVGGGLSLIEAIYEGKIHNGFALIRPPGHHAERRRAMGFCLFNNIAITAAYALKNNLVQKILIVDWDVHHGNGTQHAFYDSSSVLYFSIHQYPHYPMTGRIEEIGEGEGKGFTVNVPLSPGYGDEDYIYLFINLLYPIAQKYKPQLILVSAGFDPYVDDPLGGMKVSVNGFAAMAQILRKIAAELCENHLVFFLEGGYHLEGLAKSVEAVIKVLLGQEIKLPNLSHYKPNLEITRILNQHRSWWKFE; encoded by the coding sequence ATGGCATCGTTAACCTCGTCTATTAAAACAGGTATTGTTAAAGATAAACGTTATTTTGACCATAATCCAGGTATATGGCATCCAGAATCACCTCAAAGATTAAAAAGTATTTATACTCATTTAGAGAAAAGCGAAATTAAAAACCTTTTTGAAGAAATTACACCTCGTTTTGCTCTAAAAGAAGAAATTGCTTTAATTCATGCTCCAGAATATATAGATTTTATTGCTGGCACTGCTGGAAAAGAAACTACTCTTGATCCAGACACAATAACCTCACCTCAATCTTATGAAATAGCACGTCTAGCAGTAGGAGGAGGATTGAGCTTAATAGAAGCTATATATGAAGGGAAAATCCATAATGGATTTGCATTAATAAGACCACCTGGACATCATGCAGAAAGAAGAAGGGCAATGGGATTTTGTCTTTTTAATAATATTGCTATTACTGCTGCTTATGCTTTGAAAAATAATTTAGTACAAAAAATTTTAATTGTAGATTGGGATGTTCATCATGGAAACGGCACACAACATGCATTTTATGATTCATCAAGTGTACTTTATTTTTCTATCCATCAGTATCCTCATTATCCAATGACAGGTAGAATAGAAGAAATAGGAGAAGGTGAAGGTAAAGGATTTACAGTAAATGTACCTTTAAGTCCAGGATATGGAGATGAAGATTACATTTATTTATTTATAAACTTACTTTATCCTATTGCTCAAAAATATAAACCTCAATTAATTCTTGTTTCTGCTGGTTTTGACCCATATGTGGATGATCCATTAGGAGGTATGAAAGTATCAGTAAATGGATTTGCTGCTATGGCACAAATATTAAGAAAAATAGCAGCTGAATTATGCGAAAATCATCTTGTTTTCTTTTTAGAAGGCGGATATCATTTAGAAGGTTTGGCAAAATCTGTAGAAGCAGTAATTAAAGTCCTTTTAGGACAGGAAATAAAGTTACCTAATCTCTCTCATTATAAACCTAATCTAGAAATTACTCGTATTTTAAATCAACACCGAAGTTGGTGGAAGTTTGAATGA
- the grpE gene encoding nucleotide exchange factor GrpE: MSEEEKKEKEQKVEEIDKIKKELEDKTKEAAKYREEWLRALAELDNFRKRAEKERSDYFKFANEQLIKEILPILDNLERAVNHGQSSNDLKGLLEGVKLTLKMLNQCLEKFGVKPIEAKGQKFDPNFHEVIRVEEKEDVEEGSIIEVYQKGYLLHDRLLRPALVVVAKGKTQ; encoded by the coding sequence ATGAGTGAGGAAGAAAAAAAAGAAAAAGAACAGAAAGTAGAAGAAATTGATAAAATAAAAAAAGAATTAGAAGATAAAACAAAAGAAGCTGCTAAATATCGTGAGGAATGGCTTAGGGCATTAGCAGAGCTTGATAATTTCCGTAAGCGTGCGGAAAAAGAACGTTCAGATTATTTTAAGTTTGCTAATGAACAATTAATTAAAGAAATATTGCCTATTTTAGATAACTTGGAAAGAGCTGTAAACCATGGACAGTCTTCTAATGATTTAAAAGGACTTTTAGAAGGAGTAAAGCTTACTTTAAAAATGCTTAATCAATGTCTCGAAAAATTTGGTGTAAAACCTATAGAAGCAAAAGGGCAAAAATTTGATCCAAACTTTCATGAGGTTATTCGAGTAGAAGAAAAAGAGGATGTAGAAGAAGGTTCAATTATAGAAGTATATCAAAAAGGTTATCTTTTACATGATAGATTATTGCGCCCAGCGCTAGTAGTGGTAGCTAAAGGCAAAACTCAATGA
- a CDS encoding murein L,D-transpeptidase catalytic domain family protein yields the protein MIPVKFKRIFLIFLLWPNVVLSNEASLKAADFVRHIKKLYSELGFSERLLSLRAFRCSITAYYIALSEKHIKKPYILTIIDYTKPSTKERLFVIDLKKRKILFKELVAHGKMSGNKYARYFSNKPGSLKSSIGLYITLNPYIGKHGYSLRLRGLEKGFNDNAERRNIVMHGAWYVNRKMAKYLNWIGRSWGCPAVSLQSAKKIIDIIKGGTALYIYYPLKNYFQKSQYLNLQKAAIIFNKKLFKIADLKKSSY from the coding sequence TTGATTCCTGTTAAATTTAAACGTATTTTTTTAATTTTTCTTTTATGGCCTAATGTTGTATTATCTAATGAAGCTTCTTTAAAAGCTGCAGATTTTGTTCGACATATAAAAAAGCTTTATTCTGAATTAGGTTTTTCAGAAAGATTATTATCTCTTAGGGCTTTTAGATGTTCAATCACTGCTTATTATATTGCCTTAAGTGAAAAGCATATTAAAAAACCATATATCTTGACAATTATTGATTATACAAAACCTTCTACTAAAGAAAGACTTTTTGTAATTGATCTTAAAAAAAGAAAAATCCTTTTTAAAGAACTTGTAGCACATGGCAAAATGTCTGGTAATAAATATGCTAGATATTTTTCAAACAAGCCAGGCTCTTTAAAAAGCTCTATTGGATTATACATTACTTTAAACCCATATATAGGAAAACATGGTTATTCGCTGAGATTAAGAGGTTTGGAAAAAGGATTTAATGATAATGCTGAAAGAAGAAACATTGTTATGCATGGTGCATGGTATGTGAATAGAAAGATGGCAAAATATCTCAATTGGATTGGTAGAAGTTGGGGATGTCCTGCAGTTTCTTTACAGAGCGCTAAAAAGATTATTGATATAATTAAAGGGGGAACAGCTTTATATATTTATTATCCTTTAAAAAATTATTTTCAAAAATCTCAATATTTAAATTTGCAAAAAGCAGCCATAATATTTAACAAAAAATTATTTAAAATAGCAGATTTAAAAAAGTCATCCTATTGA
- a CDS encoding glycosyl transferase, whose translation MEEIIGTEINPYKIKKADIIISIPSLNEAETIAIPVKQAAEGLKQYFSNYSSVIINCDANSTDGTKEVFLNTPTGDIPKIYLSTPLNVTGKGNALRMLFYKACEMEAKAIVTLDANLTSVTPKWIRNLCQPLFENFGFVSPLYVRHKYDNMIANIIAYPLSRALYGRRIRQPVGGDFGFSGRLAKVYAQTDYWNEMVGQFGIDIWMVTIAVNTGTTICQSFMGRPKIHHVQTPPRDPALIFSQIMITIFDLMEIFAENWKKVKWSKPTAIFGFGLGEIELPPPVNVDQEILYQRFLKGFEEYNKIWEKFLNQSHLNKLWEIKTLNFEFFDFPTELWAKILYDFAVGYKKTRDRKILIESLIPLYFGKMLSYVKKTQRMSIQEAEEFTEYECEIFEKTKQYLLEKWDT comes from the coding sequence ATGGAAGAAATTATTGGTACAGAAATCAATCCATATAAAATAAAAAAAGCTGATATTATTATAAGCATTCCTTCTCTTAATGAAGCTGAGACTATTGCTATTCCTGTAAAACAAGCTGCTGAAGGATTAAAACAATATTTTTCGAACTATTCCTCGGTTATTATAAATTGTGATGCCAATTCTACAGATGGCACTAAAGAAGTGTTTTTAAATACACCCACAGGTGATATTCCAAAAATTTATCTTTCCACACCTTTGAATGTTACTGGGAAAGGAAATGCCTTGCGAATGCTGTTTTATAAAGCATGTGAAATGGAAGCAAAAGCAATTGTCACTTTAGATGCAAATTTAACAAGTGTTACACCTAAATGGATCCGAAATCTTTGTCAACCATTATTTGAAAATTTTGGTTTTGTTTCGCCTCTTTATGTACGTCACAAATATGACAATATGATTGCTAATATCATTGCCTATCCCCTTTCACGAGCTCTTTATGGTCGCCGCATACGACAACCTGTAGGTGGTGATTTTGGATTTTCAGGTAGATTGGCCAAAGTCTATGCTCAGACCGATTATTGGAATGAGATGGTTGGACAATTTGGAATAGATATTTGGATGGTAACTATTGCTGTTAATACAGGCACCACTATTTGTCAATCCTTTATGGGACGTCCGAAAATACACCACGTTCAAACTCCACCACGAGATCCAGCTTTAATATTTTCTCAAATAATGATTACTATCTTTGACCTTATGGAAATATTTGCTGAAAATTGGAAAAAAGTAAAATGGAGCAAACCTACTGCTATCTTTGGTTTTGGTCTAGGAGAAATAGAACTTCCCCCACCAGTAAATGTTGATCAAGAAATTCTTTATCAAAGATTTTTAAAAGGATTTGAAGAGTATAACAAAATTTGGGAAAAATTTTTGAATCAGTCTCATTTAAATAAATTATGGGAAATCAAAACATTAAATTTTGAATTTTTTGATTTTCCAACAGAACTTTGGGCAAAAATTCTTTATGATTTTGCTGTTGGCTATAAAAAAACAAGAGATAGAAAAATTCTTATTGAATCTCTTATTCCTTTATATTTTGGGAAAATGCTTTCTTATGTAAAGAAAACACAACGTATGTCTATTCAGGAAGCAGAAGAATTCACAGAATATGAGTGTGAGATATTTGAGAAAACTAAACAATATCTTTTGGAAAAATGGGATACTTGA
- the rgy gene encoding reverse gyrase, translated as MNVIYANLCPICGKDLTSEEIVCSNCENVFSPLCEFKEDKVVKDFLSFFKKCIGEPRAIQKLWAKRLLRGESFAATAPTGIGKTSFGIVISLYLSSKGKKCYLLFPTSILVKQSVENIQKFIQKIKIKGISIGYYHSNLKKEEREKFFENIQNYNILITTTQFLSRHFEVFKDIIFDFIFIDDVDAILKASKNIERILHLVGFYWDKKWKGEAKGCLMVSTATAKKGKKAELFRKLLNFDIGSSNLTVRNIEDIVVNKKNLTILSQILKKLGSGGIIYTKSAKEAEDIYNFLKNNFKIGIVIAGKNEDFEKFEKCELDYLVGTAYYYGALIRGLDLPEKIRFAVFYGCPVLKLKIEDIENTSPNILRILALIYRNYPEIEKYLPYLNNLEGKKDIIEQLRETIKVLIEKGEKASKDVVIKKGEIIFPDIRTYIQGSGRTSRLFSGGVTKGISFIFEEDTEILSAFLERAKFYELEFKKLEEIDFDFIKKELDETRKRFKRRKEFELIRPTLFIVESPTKAKQISRFFGKPSIKLLNGTVVYEIPMEKFVLLISASIGHITDLITNRGFYGIEVNNEFIPIYASIKRCKSCGYQFTEERKNCPKCGSQDIDDSKKRISALRKLAHDTERVIIGTDPDAEGEKIAWDIKNLLSGCGVVKRAEFHEVTRRAVMESLDNLRDIDENLVKAQIVRRIEDRWIGFGLSQRLWKIFNNKNLSAGRAQTPVLGWIINRFKESRKKKTVAIIKEMDLTLEYDKEEFEVEILFIEERREKKNPLPPYTTDILLKDANQILKLSVQETMQIAQDLFENGMITYHRTDSTRVSDVGLKIAKEYLKEDFAQKEWFMEGAHECIRPTRPIDRDTLHRLIQEGVLQVEGFKWRHFMLYDLIFRRFMASECQPYEVIIKKYKIIFDGKSIEDERIIKAEGRAYQLYKSVYIKKELPIGKFKVKAELKKIPSASLLAQSDIIHMMKEKGIGRPSTYATILNKLFLRNYIFEKGGKIIPTSLGTKVFSYLFSSYQNFVSEERTKILEEKMDAIEKGQFDYIQALQELYEEIKSIG; from the coding sequence ATGAATGTTATTTACGCAAATCTTTGTCCTATTTGTGGTAAGGACTTAACAAGTGAAGAAATTGTATGTTCAAATTGTGAAAATGTTTTTAGTCCCCTTTGTGAATTTAAAGAAGACAAAGTTGTGAAGGATTTTCTTTCTTTTTTTAAAAAATGTATAGGAGAACCAAGAGCAATTCAAAAACTCTGGGCAAAAAGATTATTACGAGGAGAGAGTTTTGCTGCTACAGCTCCAACAGGGATTGGAAAAACATCCTTTGGAATTGTTATCTCACTTTATCTTTCTTCTAAGGGAAAAAAATGTTATCTTTTATTCCCCACTTCAATTTTAGTAAAACAAAGTGTTGAAAATATTCAAAAATTTATTCAAAAGATAAAAATTAAAGGAATTTCTATTGGATATTATCATAGTAATTTAAAGAAAGAAGAAAGAGAAAAATTTTTTGAAAATATTCAAAATTACAATATTTTAATTACAACTACTCAATTTTTATCAAGACATTTTGAAGTATTTAAAGACATAATTTTTGATTTTATATTTATTGATGATGTTGATGCTATTTTAAAAGCATCTAAAAATATCGAAAGAATCCTTCATCTTGTTGGATTTTATTGGGATAAGAAATGGAAGGGAGAAGCTAAAGGTTGTTTAATGGTTTCTACAGCAACCGCAAAAAAAGGAAAAAAAGCCGAGCTTTTTAGAAAGCTTTTAAATTTTGATATTGGCTCTTCAAACCTTACTGTTAGAAATATAGAAGATATTGTAGTAAATAAAAAAAATTTAACTATACTAAGCCAAATTCTTAAAAAACTTGGAAGTGGTGGAATAATATATACAAAAAGTGCAAAAGAAGCGGAAGATATTTATAATTTTCTTAAAAATAACTTTAAAATTGGAATAGTAATAGCCGGGAAAAATGAAGATTTTGAAAAATTTGAAAAATGTGAATTAGATTATCTTGTTGGAACTGCTTATTACTACGGTGCTCTTATTAGAGGGCTTGATTTACCTGAAAAAATTAGATTTGCAGTTTTTTACGGTTGTCCTGTTTTAAAACTTAAAATTGAAGATATTGAAAATACCTCTCCTAATATTCTTAGAATTCTTGCTTTAATTTATCGTAATTACCCAGAAATAGAAAAATATTTGCCATACTTAAATAATCTTGAAGGTAAAAAGGACATTATTGAACAATTGAGAGAGACCATAAAAGTACTTATAGAAAAAGGAGAAAAAGCAAGTAAAGATGTTGTTATTAAAAAGGGAGAGATAATATTTCCTGATATTAGAACTTATATTCAAGGTTCAGGCAGGACTTCAAGGTTATTTTCTGGTGGAGTTACAAAAGGAATAAGTTTTATCTTTGAAGAAGACACTGAAATTTTATCAGCTTTTCTTGAAAGAGCCAAATTTTATGAACTTGAGTTTAAAAAACTTGAAGAAATTGATTTTGATTTTATTAAAAAAGAATTAGATGAAACCCGTAAAAGATTTAAACGAAGAAAGGAATTTGAGTTAATAAGACCAACTCTTTTTATTGTTGAGAGTCCAACAAAAGCAAAACAAATTTCAAGATTTTTCGGAAAACCAAGCATTAAACTTCTTAATGGTACTGTAGTTTATGAAATTCCAATGGAAAAATTTGTTTTGCTTATAAGTGCAAGCATTGGTCATATAACTGATTTAATAACAAATAGAGGTTTTTATGGGATTGAAGTTAATAATGAATTTATCCCAATATATGCTTCAATAAAAAGATGTAAAAGTTGTGGATATCAATTTACAGAAGAAAGAAAAAATTGTCCAAAATGTGGTAGTCAGGATATTGATGATTCAAAAAAAAGAATATCTGCATTAAGAAAACTTGCCCATGATACAGAAAGAGTAATTATAGGTACTGATCCGGATGCTGAAGGAGAAAAAATTGCTTGGGATATTAAAAATCTTCTTTCTGGATGTGGGGTGGTTAAAAGGGCTGAATTTCATGAAGTAACAAGAAGAGCAGTTATGGAATCACTTGATAATTTAAGGGATATTGATGAAAATCTAGTAAAAGCTCAAATTGTTAGGAGAATTGAGGATCGATGGATAGGTTTTGGATTAAGTCAAAGATTGTGGAAAATATTTAATAATAAAAACCTTTCTGCTGGTAGGGCTCAAACACCTGTGCTTGGTTGGATAATTAACAGATTTAAAGAAAGTAGAAAAAAGAAAACAGTTGCAATAATAAAAGAAATGGATCTTACGCTTGAATATGATAAAGAAGAATTTGAAGTTGAAATTTTATTTATTGAAGAAAGAAGAGAAAAAAAGAATCCGCTTCCACCATATACAACTGATATTTTATTAAAAGACGCAAATCAAATACTTAAACTTTCTGTGCAAGAAACAATGCAAATTGCTCAAGATCTTTTTGAGAATGGTATGATTACTTATCATCGAACTGATTCCACCCGTGTCAGTGATGTAGGTTTAAAGATAGCAAAAGAGTATCTTAAAGAAGATTTTGCCCAAAAGGAATGGTTTATGGAAGGAGCTCATGAGTGTATTAGGCCTACAAGACCCATTGATCGAGACACATTACACAGATTGATACAAGAGGGCGTTTTACAAGTTGAAGGATTTAAATGGAGACATTTTATGCTTTATGATCTTATTTTTCGAAGATTTATGGCATCAGAATGTCAACCATATGAAGTGATAATTAAAAAATACAAAATTATTTTTGATGGAAAAAGTATTGAAGATGAAAGAATAATTAAGGCTGAAGGAAGAGCTTATCAACTTTACAAATCTGTTTATATCAAAAAAGAATTGCCTATAGGAAAATTTAAAGTAAAAGCTGAGCTTAAAAAAATACCATCAGCTTCTCTTTTAGCCCAATCAGATATAATTCATATGATGAAGGAAAAAGGCATTGGGAGACCTTCAACTTATGCTACTATTCTTAATAAATTGTTTTTAAGAAATTACATCTTTGAAAAAGGTGGAAAAATTATTCCAACATCCCTTGGTACAAAAGTATTTTCTTATCTTTTTTCAAGTTATCAAAATTTTGTTTCTGAAGAGAGAACAAAAATACTTGAGGAAAAAATGGATGCAATTGAAAAAGGACAATTTGATTATATTCAAGCACTCCAGGAATTATATGAAGAAATCAAATCAATAGGATGA
- the cmr4 gene encoding type III-B CRISPR module RAMP protein Cmr4, which yields MISIKYLAIALDPIHIGTGGYRLGRVDNTVIRDFDNVPKIPGTALTGAIRSYAAMQFPNKRGCAGKDEPKDERLRQCGEPNCPICVTFGFSKDTEARISMVSFSDARILFFPVSTMIGPVWVTSPIRLNEFLKKEEYTDDGKIRAVNDLKLSDKRINLGWVLFKVDECLTLSHTKFDPIPSIIKNNVVCVPNNIFPLIVNANLEVRTSVSIDPFTGAALEGALFTYEAIPRTTIFWFEAVYQDYNMFNNASNYIQEVKKKFSDITDNAIEAAKAVVKAGTDYFKILGIGGMNTRGFGRLEIIGDFQEETLC from the coding sequence ATGATTTCAATTAAATACCTTGCAATAGCCCTTGACCCTATCCATATTGGTACAGGAGGTTATCGTTTAGGAAGGGTCGATAATACTGTTATTAGAGACTTTGATAATGTGCCAAAGATTCCAGGGACAGCCCTTACAGGTGCGATACGCTCTTATGCAGCTATGCAGTTTCCCAATAAAAGGGGATGTGCTGGTAAGGATGAGCCTAAAGATGAAAGACTCAGACAATGTGGGGAACCTAACTGTCCAATCTGTGTCACCTTTGGCTTTAGTAAAGATACTGAGGCAAGGATAAGCATGGTTTCCTTTTCTGATGCAAGGATTCTATTTTTCCCTGTCTCTACCATGATAGGACCAGTTTGGGTAACAAGCCCAATAAGATTAAATGAATTTCTTAAAAAAGAAGAATATACTGATGATGGAAAAATAAGAGCAGTAAATGATCTTAAACTGTCTGATAAAAGGATAAATCTTGGCTGGGTTTTATTTAAAGTTGATGAATGTCTAACCCTTTCACATACTAAATTTGATCCCATCCCATCTATTATTAAAAACAATGTTGTTTGTGTCCCAAACAATATATTTCCTTTAATTGTAAATGCCAATTTAGAGGTAAGGACATCTGTCTCTATTGACCCATTTACAGGGGCTGCCTTAGAAGGTGCGCTTTTCACTTACGAAGCAATACCTAGAACTACTATATTTTGGTTTGAAGCAGTTTATCAGGATTATAATATGTTTAATAACGCCAGCAATTACATCCAAGAAGTTAAAAAGAAATTTTCAGATATTACTGATAATGCAATAGAAGCGGCAAAGGCTGTAGTTAAAGCAGGGACAGATTATTTTAAAATTCTAGGCATTGGAGGAATGAATACAAGAGGATTTGGAAGATTAGAAATTATAGGAGATTTTCAGGAGGAAACTTTATGTTAA
- the hrcA gene encoding heat-inducible transcriptional repressor HrcA, with protein sequence MVSLILSERAKQVLGAVVNMYIQTGEPVGSRVIWKRYRLPMSPATIRNIMADLEEMGLFYQPYTSAGRVPTEKGWRFYIDTLLEKRPLSQECRLKIRQSLQEATYDLEKVLTESSRLLSSYSQQTGIVAAPKFSRIILKYIEFVKLNENAILAIIVGATGVVYHRIISAPSSIRQQDLDRFANYLNTFYAGLTLGEARAKLIEEMKKDKEKFDVIWKRVIQLSQRVLQPEKEKIYIEGTANILKYPEFTDVEVMKTLLAAFEEKSLIARLLERVMQGAKLQVFVGSEIASKELKDCSIVASPYWSGETVMGTVAVIGPMRMDYSIVIPLVEYMAQVLSEVLAQTQ encoded by the coding sequence ATGGTGAGTTTAATATTATCTGAACGAGCAAAACAGGTTTTAGGCGCAGTAGTAAATATGTATATTCAAACAGGTGAACCTGTAGGTTCACGTGTGATTTGGAAACGATATCGTTTGCCTATGAGTCCAGCTACTATTAGAAACATTATGGCTGATTTAGAAGAAATGGGGTTATTTTATCAGCCATATACCTCTGCTGGTAGAGTACCTACAGAAAAAGGATGGAGATTTTATATTGATACTCTTTTAGAAAAAAGACCACTTTCTCAGGAATGTAGATTAAAAATCAGACAAAGTTTACAAGAGGCAACCTATGATTTAGAAAAGGTATTAACTGAAAGTTCTCGACTTCTTTCTTCCTATTCTCAACAAACAGGGATAGTAGCAGCACCTAAATTTTCTCGCATTATTTTAAAATATATTGAATTTGTAAAATTAAATGAAAATGCTATCCTTGCTATTATTGTTGGTGCAACAGGGGTGGTCTATCATAGAATCATTTCTGCACCTTCATCTATACGTCAACAAGATTTAGACCGATTTGCTAATTATCTTAACACTTTTTATGCTGGTTTGACTTTAGGGGAAGCAAGAGCAAAGTTAATTGAAGAAATGAAAAAAGACAAAGAAAAATTTGATGTTATTTGGAAAAGAGTTATTCAATTGAGTCAAAGAGTTCTTCAGCCAGAAAAGGAAAAGATTTATATTGAAGGAACTGCTAATATACTTAAATATCCTGAATTTACTGATGTAGAAGTTATGAAAACACTGTTAGCTGCATTTGAAGAAAAAAGTCTTATTGCTCGTTTACTTGAACGTGTTATGCAAGGCGCTAAATTGCAAGTTTTTGTTGGCTCTGAGATTGCAAGCAAAGAATTAAAAGATTGTAGCATAGTTGCTTCACCTTATTGGAGTGGAGAAACTGTTATGGGAACAGTTGCAGTTATTGGACCTATGCGTATGGATTATAGTATTGTTATTCCACTTGTTGAATATATGGCTCAAGTTTTAAGTGAAGTATTAGCACAAACTCAATAA
- a CDS encoding penicillin-binding protein activator, which yields MRIFPKIILFFLVFSFGFDFFNFRTKYHLACLLPLNGEKKIIAQDTLKGLLLGLEIFKKDSNFILSIYDTEGNPMAVTQALEKIAKDDYEMVIALLGKKTTLPAVIKARTLGIPLIILSSEENLPLGDGIYRDFITPKIQIENLLNFVMAELGLSTFVIFCPKDTYGQKFSRLFKEEVEKKGGEIKAIITYLPGTTDFGPQIKKLIGKEIAEAKPETLLEKPPKLPFEAVFIPDIYLNSAFIISQFAYYNVRDLIFLGTTLWGHPKFAQMIKGNCQAAYFPTGFTLQARQPWVQEFIAEFRKTYKIFPNYLSAQGYEVGRILVYLKSLKNLHLENAYEAIQNFPGVTGLTSFLSNGEVKKKIYIMEISNGIVNLVY from the coding sequence ATGAGGATTTTCCCTAAAATAATCTTATTTTTCCTTGTTTTCTCATTTGGTTTTGATTTTTTTAATTTTAGAACAAAGTATCATTTAGCCTGTCTTTTACCTTTAAATGGTGAAAAAAAAATTATTGCTCAGGATACTTTAAAAGGGCTTTTGCTTGGTTTGGAAATATTTAAAAAGGATTCTAATTTTATTTTATCAATTTATGATACTGAAGGAAACCCAATGGCAGTTACACAAGCTTTGGAAAAAATAGCAAAAGATGACTATGAAATGGTTATAGCGCTTTTAGGGAAAAAAACAACCCTACCAGCAGTTATTAAAGCAAGAACATTGGGAATTCCGCTTATTATACTTTCAAGTGAGGAAAATCTCCCTTTAGGTGATGGTATATATCGTGATTTCATTACTCCTAAAATTCAAATAGAAAATCTTTTAAATTTTGTTATGGCTGAACTTGGTCTTTCAACTTTTGTTATATTCTGCCCAAAAGATACCTATGGACAGAAATTTTCAAGATTATTTAAAGAGGAAGTAGAAAAAAAAGGTGGAGAAATAAAGGCAATAATAACATATTTGCCTGGGACAACCGACTTTGGTCCTCAAATAAAAAAATTGATTGGGAAGGAAATAGCTGAAGCAAAACCAGAAACTTTATTAGAAAAACCACCAAAACTTCCCTTTGAAGCGGTTTTTATTCCTGATATTTATTTAAATTCAGCTTTTATTATTTCACAATTTGCCTATTATAATGTTAGAGATTTAATATTTTTGGGTACTACCCTTTGGGGACATCCAAAATTTGCTCAAATGATAAAGGGAAATTGTCAAGCTGCTTATTTTCCTACTGGTTTTACCTTACAAGCTAGACAACCATGGGTACAAGAGTTTATCGCTGAATTTAGAAAAACATATAAAATTTTTCCTAATTATCTCTCTGCTCAAGGCTATGAAGTTGGAAGGATTTTGGTTTATTTAAAAAGTCTTAAAAATTTACATCTTGAAAACGCTTATGAAGCAATTCAAAATTTTCCTGGAGTTACAGGTCTAACAAGTTTTCTTTCTAATGGGGAAGTAAAGAAAAAAATTTATATTATGGAGATTAGCAATGGCATCGTTAACCTCGTCTATTAA